A stretch of Mya arenaria isolate MELC-2E11 chromosome 14, ASM2691426v1 DNA encodes these proteins:
- the LOC128216918 gene encoding uncharacterized protein LOC128216918 isoform X1 gives MNLMRAFGATRKTFNYIGSRVLHAAMLCSDAVPSILNQTNTNKYFIEYDGFLTNHVSHGIIALHRLGAQPERIKRFVDWYTPKLESAETDIDDDRPFEQQKGQRVAFYKITKEYEKRYQLLDSDVNQLVKQEYPKLSAGLAGSALHGTIHLGYNFVAGNVRGVLEGLAYTHHSFRPVVSKKSSEELAKFGNGATSILEVLDKVRNNKELCESIIEGSEMEKYTALKVGKFQRAVGFLCGEKGDALLEYVLAIAVPSEVKTTKGTLDPSRLARRFVYWTVLVYTMSENKNDFFLLHGVTCAWSIYHIVTVLDENESLNAVRNFAATLIAVYIAQGAPALNIPVQDCEPSDQDWETLIKRVLDDDRDEHTYKLLQVCREMMPDAASFGEDANVYFQAAKIGMDTQEFRY, from the exons ATGAATTTGATGAGAGCATTCGGAGCTACAAG GAAAACATTCAATTATATTGGGAGTCGCGTGTTGCACGCTGCAATGTTGTGTTCAGATGCAGTTCCTTCTATTCTCAACCAGACTAATACCAACAAGTACTTCATCGAATATGACGGGTTCCTAACCAATCACGTGTCACACGGGATAATTGCTCTGCATCGTCTTGGAGCTCAACCAGAACGCATTAAGCGTTTTGTCGATTGGTACACTCCAAAGTTAGAGTCTGCGGAAACAGACATTGACGATGATAGACCATTTGAACAACAGAAGGGACAAAGAGTTGCCTTTTATAAGATTACCAAGGAGTATGAAAAACGTTAtcaactacttgatagcgatGTTAATCAGCTGGTAAAGCAAGAATACCCCAAGCTGAGCGCAGGACTGGCAGGATCGGCACTTCACGGAACAATACATCTGGGTTACAATTTCGTGGCGGGCAATGTTCGTGGTGTATTAGAAGGGCTGGCTTACACCCACCATTCATTTAGACCGGTCGTATCGAAGAAATCGTCGGAAGAGCTTGCAAAATTTGGAAATGGAGCAACGAGCATTTTGGAAGTCTTGGATAAAGTAAGAAACAACAAGGAGCTGTGCGAATCGATTATAGAAGGTTCAGAAATGGAGAAATATACTGCACTAAAAGTTGGAAAATTCCAGAGAGCGGTTGGCTTTCTTTGTGGCGAAAAAGGAGATGCGTTGTTGGAGTACGTGTTAGCTATTGCAGTACCGAGCGAAGTTAAAACAACCAAAGGAACTCTTGACCCTTCCAGACTGGCTAGACGGTTTGTTTATTGGACCGTTCTTGTCTACACAATGtcagaaaacaaaaatgattttttcttaCTTCACGGAGTAACTTGTGCTTGGAGCATTTACCACATCGTTACTGTGTTGGATGAAAACGAGTCTCTTAACGCTGTACGCAACTTCGCCGCAACTCTAATTGCTGTATATATTGCTCAGGGTGCACCTGCATTGAATATTCCTGTACAGGACTGTGAACCATCTGATCAGGACTGGGAAACGCTCATCAAGCGTGTTCTAGATGATGACCGAGATGAGCACACTTACAAGCTACTGCAAGTTTGTCGAGAAATGATGCCAGATGCTGCAAGTTTTGGCGAAGATGCAAATGTCTACTTTCAAGCAGCAAAAATTGGGATGGATACGCAAGAGTTTCGGTATTAG
- the LOC128216918 gene encoding uncharacterized protein LOC128216918 isoform X2 yields MLCSDAVPSILNQTNTNKYFIEYDGFLTNHVSHGIIALHRLGAQPERIKRFVDWYTPKLESAETDIDDDRPFEQQKGQRVAFYKITKEYEKRYQLLDSDVNQLVKQEYPKLSAGLAGSALHGTIHLGYNFVAGNVRGVLEGLAYTHHSFRPVVSKKSSEELAKFGNGATSILEVLDKVRNNKELCESIIEGSEMEKYTALKVGKFQRAVGFLCGEKGDALLEYVLAIAVPSEVKTTKGTLDPSRLARRFVYWTVLVYTMSENKNDFFLLHGVTCAWSIYHIVTVLDENESLNAVRNFAATLIAVYIAQGAPALNIPVQDCEPSDQDWETLIKRVLDDDRDEHTYKLLQVCREMMPDAASFGEDANVYFQAAKIGMDTQEFRY; encoded by the coding sequence ATGTTGTGTTCAGATGCAGTTCCTTCTATTCTCAACCAGACTAATACCAACAAGTACTTCATCGAATATGACGGGTTCCTAACCAATCACGTGTCACACGGGATAATTGCTCTGCATCGTCTTGGAGCTCAACCAGAACGCATTAAGCGTTTTGTCGATTGGTACACTCCAAAGTTAGAGTCTGCGGAAACAGACATTGACGATGATAGACCATTTGAACAACAGAAGGGACAAAGAGTTGCCTTTTATAAGATTACCAAGGAGTATGAAAAACGTTAtcaactacttgatagcgatGTTAATCAGCTGGTAAAGCAAGAATACCCCAAGCTGAGCGCAGGACTGGCAGGATCGGCACTTCACGGAACAATACATCTGGGTTACAATTTCGTGGCGGGCAATGTTCGTGGTGTATTAGAAGGGCTGGCTTACACCCACCATTCATTTAGACCGGTCGTATCGAAGAAATCGTCGGAAGAGCTTGCAAAATTTGGAAATGGAGCAACGAGCATTTTGGAAGTCTTGGATAAAGTAAGAAACAACAAGGAGCTGTGCGAATCGATTATAGAAGGTTCAGAAATGGAGAAATATACTGCACTAAAAGTTGGAAAATTCCAGAGAGCGGTTGGCTTTCTTTGTGGCGAAAAAGGAGATGCGTTGTTGGAGTACGTGTTAGCTATTGCAGTACCGAGCGAAGTTAAAACAACCAAAGGAACTCTTGACCCTTCCAGACTGGCTAGACGGTTTGTTTATTGGACCGTTCTTGTCTACACAATGtcagaaaacaaaaatgattttttcttaCTTCACGGAGTAACTTGTGCTTGGAGCATTTACCACATCGTTACTGTGTTGGATGAAAACGAGTCTCTTAACGCTGTACGCAACTTCGCCGCAACTCTAATTGCTGTATATATTGCTCAGGGTGCACCTGCATTGAATATTCCTGTACAGGACTGTGAACCATCTGATCAGGACTGGGAAACGCTCATCAAGCGTGTTCTAGATGATGACCGAGATGAGCACACTTACAAGCTACTGCAAGTTTGTCGAGAAATGATGCCAGATGCTGCAAGTTTTGGCGAAGATGCAAATGTCTACTTTCAAGCAGCAAAAATTGGGATGGATACGCAAGAGTTTCGGTATTAG